In Haloplanus rubicundus, one DNA window encodes the following:
- a CDS encoding methyltransferase domain-containing protein gives MPDPFARALRDHHRDERDAPLHVHGDGECREHPIEAFYFGDPADDDALPWIESWVDGPLLDVGAGVGRDACYFQERFETVAVEVSDALVETMRDRGVDDARRGDLFALRETFPPGRFRSVLIRGTQLGLAGSTDRLRGTLADVDTVTTPDATAVVDGYDPAHPGTADLIGYRDDPRDGLARRTIRFEYAGERGDPFEFLLFGPDRLRAAAADAGWSVAAVDRPSTADTGYYRAALRTRAAQSASPQ, from the coding sequence GTGCCCGACCCGTTCGCCCGCGCCCTCCGCGACCACCACCGCGACGAACGCGACGCGCCGCTCCACGTCCACGGCGACGGCGAGTGCCGCGAGCATCCGATCGAGGCGTTCTACTTCGGCGACCCGGCCGACGACGACGCCCTCCCGTGGATCGAGTCGTGGGTCGACGGCCCGTTGCTCGACGTCGGCGCCGGCGTCGGCCGCGATGCGTGCTACTTTCAGGAGCGGTTCGAGACGGTGGCCGTCGAGGTGAGCGACGCGCTGGTCGAGACGATGCGCGACCGCGGCGTCGACGACGCCCGCCGGGGCGACCTGTTCGCCCTCCGTGAGACGTTCCCACCCGGCCGGTTCCGCTCGGTCCTGATCCGCGGGACGCAACTCGGCCTCGCGGGATCGACCGACCGACTCCGGGGAACGCTCGCCGACGTCGACACCGTGACGACGCCCGACGCGACGGCCGTCGTCGACGGCTACGACCCCGCCCACCCGGGGACGGCCGACCTGATCGGCTACCGCGACGACCCGCGGGACGGCCTCGCCCGCCGCACGATCCGGTTCGAGTACGCGGGCGAGCGCGGCGACCCGTTCGAGTTCCTCCTGTTCGGCCCCGACCGACTGCGGGCGGCCGCCGCCGACGCCGGGTGGAGCGTCGCCGCCGTCGACCGGCCGTCGACCGCCGACACCGGCTACTACCGGGCGGCGCTGCGGACGCGGGCGGCTCAGAGCGCTTCGCCGCAGTAG
- a CDS encoding type II toxin-antitoxin system RatA family toxin, which translates to MDRIHVSTVVCLPPEAVYDFLVDFPRYARYSKYLTGVTANGDGSPGTTYRLRFAWWKLSYTAHTEVTGADPPTRLDWRVTEDIDARGDWRVEPLDSVPAGLPDDADAACRVHLEVEFDPDSVGGGTIDLPRFVSLDWVVRKVKPVLVEEAERVVERIVADIEGRRREVELVVHEAPGGV; encoded by the coding sequence GTGGACCGCATCCACGTCAGTACGGTCGTCTGCCTCCCGCCCGAGGCGGTGTACGACTTCCTCGTGGACTTCCCGCGCTACGCCCGGTACTCGAAGTATCTGACCGGCGTGACCGCGAACGGCGACGGATCGCCGGGGACGACGTATCGCCTGCGCTTCGCGTGGTGGAAGCTCTCCTACACCGCCCACACCGAGGTGACGGGCGCCGACCCGCCGACGCGTCTCGACTGGCGGGTGACGGAGGACATCGACGCCCGCGGCGACTGGCGGGTCGAACCGCTCGACTCGGTGCCGGCGGGGCTGCCGGACGACGCCGACGCCGCGTGTCGCGTCCACCTCGAAGTTGAGTTCGACCCCGACTCCGTCGGGGGCGGCACCATCGATCTGCCGCGGTTCGTCTCGCTCGACTGGGTGGTCCGGAAGGTAAAACCCGTCCTCGTCGAGGAGGCCGAACGCGTCGTCGAGCGCATCGTCGCGGACATCGAGGGACGGCGCCGCGAGGTGGAACTCGTCGTCCACGAGGCACCGGGCGGGGTGTAG
- the trkA gene encoding Trk system potassium transporter TrkA, with the protein MRVIIVGAGQVGSSIAADLADAHDIVVVDQDGDRVEELTYSLDVLTVQGDGTSLSTLDEAGIDEADMVIASTDDDETNIVVCATARAVSDAFTVARVKNTEYLRTWERSERAFGIDFMVCTNLLAAESIVRVVGIPAARDVDSFAGGRVQMAEFEIPPGSPVTDQTVAEADRFEQLTFAAILRDDELEIARGDSILHERDRVVVIGNPRSVRGFATTIAPEEPPGTAEEVVVIGGSEIGYHVARLLGDRGFKPRLIEQNGERARQLAEDLPNAVVMENDATDMDFLEREHVGDADFLVAALDSDEKNLLVSLLARRLGVDRTVAVIDTSEYVELFETVGVDVGVNPREVVAEEITRFTRDGGAENVAIIESDRAEVLEVEVDAESVLVDRPIHESVADLPAGVVIGAITRGDEFITPRGDTVLERGDHVVVFLDECVVDDVTPKL; encoded by the coding sequence GTGCGCGTGATCATCGTCGGGGCGGGACAGGTCGGGTCGAGCATCGCGGCCGACCTCGCCGACGCCCACGACATCGTCGTGGTGGACCAGGACGGCGACCGGGTCGAAGAACTGACGTACTCGCTCGACGTGCTGACCGTCCAGGGCGACGGGACATCGCTCTCGACGCTGGACGAGGCGGGGATCGACGAGGCGGACATGGTCATCGCCAGCACCGACGACGACGAGACGAATATCGTCGTCTGTGCGACGGCCCGCGCGGTGAGTGACGCCTTCACCGTCGCCCGCGTGAAGAACACGGAGTATCTCCGGACGTGGGAGCGCTCCGAGCGGGCGTTCGGCATCGACTTCATGGTCTGTACGAACCTGCTGGCCGCGGAGTCCATCGTCCGCGTCGTCGGCATCCCGGCCGCCCGCGACGTGGACTCCTTCGCGGGCGGGCGCGTCCAGATGGCGGAGTTCGAGATTCCGCCGGGCAGCCCCGTGACGGACCAGACCGTCGCCGAGGCCGACCGGTTCGAACAGCTCACCTTCGCCGCCATCCTCCGGGACGACGAACTCGAAATCGCCCGCGGGGACTCGATCCTCCACGAGCGCGACCGGGTGGTGGTGATCGGGAACCCCCGGTCGGTTCGCGGGTTCGCGACCACCATCGCGCCGGAGGAACCGCCGGGAACGGCCGAGGAGGTGGTCGTCATCGGCGGTAGCGAAATCGGCTACCACGTCGCCCGACTGCTCGGTGACCGTGGGTTCAAGCCGCGCTTGATCGAACAGAACGGCGAGCGCGCCCGGCAGCTGGCCGAGGACCTCCCGAACGCCGTCGTGATGGAGAACGACGCCACCGACATGGACTTCCTGGAGCGCGAACACGTCGGCGACGCCGACTTCCTGGTCGCGGCGCTGGATTCCGACGAGAAGAACCTGCTCGTCTCCCTGCTGGCGCGGCGTCTCGGCGTCGATCGGACGGTCGCGGTCATCGACACGTCGGAGTACGTCGAACTGTTCGAAACCGTCGGCGTCGACGTGGGCGTCAACCCGCGGGAGGTGGTCGCCGAGGAGATCACCCGTTTCACCCGCGACGGCGGCGCGGAGAACGTCGCCATCATCGAGAGCGACCGCGCCGAAGTGCTCGAAGTCGAGGTGGACGCGGAGAGCGTCCTCGTGGACCGGCCGATCCACGAGTCGGTCGCCGACCTGCCGGCGGGCGTCGTCATCGGCGCCATCACCCGGGGCGACGAGTTCATCACCCCCCGCGGCGACACCGTCCTCGAACGCGGCGACCACGTCGTCGTCTTCCTCGACGAGTGCGTGGTCGACGACGTGACGCCGAAGCTGTAG
- a CDS encoding TrkH family potassium uptake protein — protein MAIRVDYRASLSLVGTVLKYLAVPLSIPLVVAVAYGESVAPFLVTMLVTVAVGGGLEWLRPDPDLGAREGFLMVAATWLAVSLIGALPYLIEAHGLPGLVPATAPDSTLATPANAVFESMSGFTTTGATVLGSISLDAHGHGIMLWRQLSQWLGGMGIVVLAVAILPELSVGGAQLMDAEAPGPGIEKLTPRIAETARALWGAYLGFTVLEILLLYGLHLGGMAPNMDVYNAVAHGLTTMPTGGFSPEARSIEAFSAAVQWLIIPFMIAAGTNFALFWHALTGDPKRLPRDTEFRFYVGAMAVLTGLVAALLFVGNGVATFVPPGTTFDAGYLAGVRATLIGNVEPALRHAAFQVVSLVTTTGYASIDFNAWGPSAQYLLLFAMFIGGSAGSTGGGIKVVRWYVILKSIRRELFTTAHPEAVRPVRLGGRTVDERAIRGIYAFTLLYLVMFFVASGLLFLNTGRSGLSLSVLEAMSAVAATLGNVGPGFGLVGPMGSYLDFSATSKLFMVALMWLGRLEILPVLVCLTPEYWRQ, from the coding sequence ATGGCTATTCGTGTCGACTATCGGGCGAGCCTGAGTCTCGTCGGGACCGTCCTGAAGTATCTAGCCGTCCCGCTTTCTATCCCGCTGGTCGTCGCCGTCGCGTACGGCGAGTCGGTCGCGCCGTTTCTCGTCACGATGCTGGTGACCGTGGCCGTCGGCGGCGGGCTGGAGTGGCTCCGTCCGGACCCCGACCTCGGCGCCCGCGAGGGCTTCCTGATGGTCGCGGCGACGTGGCTCGCGGTGTCGCTGATCGGGGCGCTCCCCTACCTGATCGAGGCCCACGGTCTGCCCGGACTCGTGCCGGCGACGGCGCCGGACTCGACGCTCGCGACCCCCGCGAACGCCGTCTTCGAGAGCATGAGTGGCTTCACCACCACCGGCGCGACGGTTCTCGGCTCGATTTCGCTCGACGCCCACGGCCACGGAATCATGCTCTGGCGCCAGCTCTCCCAGTGGCTCGGTGGGATGGGTATCGTCGTCCTCGCGGTGGCCATCCTGCCGGAACTCTCCGTCGGCGGCGCACAGTTGATGGACGCCGAGGCGCCGGGACCGGGCATCGAGAAACTCACGCCGCGCATCGCCGAGACGGCGCGGGCGCTCTGGGGGGCGTATCTCGGCTTCACCGTGCTGGAGATCCTGTTGCTCTACGGCCTCCATCTCGGGGGGATGGCGCCCAATATGGACGTCTACAACGCCGTCGCCCACGGGTTGACGACGATGCCGACCGGCGGGTTCTCGCCCGAGGCACGGAGCATCGAGGCCTTCTCCGCGGCCGTCCAGTGGCTGATTATCCCCTTCATGATCGCCGCGGGCACCAACTTCGCGCTGTTCTGGCACGCGCTCACGGGCGATCCGAAGCGCCTCCCCCGCGATACGGAGTTTCGCTTCTACGTCGGCGCGATGGCCGTCCTCACGGGACTGGTCGCGGCGCTCCTGTTCGTCGGGAACGGGGTGGCGACGTTCGTGCCGCCCGGCACGACGTTCGACGCCGGCTACCTCGCCGGGGTGCGTGCGACGCTGATCGGGAACGTCGAACCGGCGCTCCGACACGCCGCCTTCCAGGTCGTCTCGCTCGTGACGACCACCGGTTACGCGAGCATCGACTTCAACGCGTGGGGGCCGTCGGCGCAGTATCTCCTCCTCTTTGCCATGTTCATCGGCGGGTCGGCCGGGTCGACCGGTGGGGGGATCAAGGTCGTCCGCTGGTACGTCATCCTCAAATCGATCCGGCGGGAGCTGTTCACGACGGCGCATCCGGAGGCCGTCCGCCCGGTGCGTCTCGGCGGCCGGACGGTCGACGAGCGGGCGATTCGCGGCATCTACGCCTTCACTCTGCTGTATCTGGTCATGTTCTTCGTCGCGTCGGGGCTGCTCTTTCTGAACACCGGCCGGAGCGGCCTCTCCCTGTCGGTGCTGGAGGCGATGAGCGCCGTCGCCGCGACGCTGGGCAACGTCGGGCCGGGGTTCGGCCTCGTCGGACCGATGGGGAGTTACCTCGACTTCTCGGCTACCTCAAAGCTGTTCATGGTCGCGCTGATGTGGCTCGGCCGCCTCGAAATCCTCCCCGTCCTGGTCTGTCTGACGCCGGAGTACTGGCGGCAGTGA
- a CDS encoding alkaline phosphatase PhoX has protein sequence MVDLTRRSLMATSTAAALGASVAGVASASDSEISEGDTPGAPSVEGSLKRLSTTAFGAEVTGPFVFEDGSLLYSLQHPEEANPEPFGRAAVGYFSGFTFEFDGNNDDFPEVGIPDTEEKQRRVRSEAGDYTVLIQGREPIGDGEERLGVTQTPDGTDITQRNFAGTQYGGAATNPDCNQFVPTDEDGTEGYLFTNWENSPGCISRVFLSQDEDGEWSADPEDAMNLPNTDAFRDIGGTRINCYGDLSPWETPVSSEENYAHPRVSLTHTVGDVVEAGSGEGILGACQFWNRPNPSEIQSAVDEYDEVDGWYVQGYWAMTGVEFLAYYLGAEPADQSGDTNLATTPIDDVYPNPYRYGYHVDIREPTAEEPDPIKYWVAGRASWEAPDFQGDDRTLYGCSDGDSKGIYKFVADESIPSYENTDDIAGMLYAPKITNDAANAAESGQRNSPAQTPLEVEWIPLGHATNGEVESWIAEYDDITQADYLETHADTDWQEDPAAAIKEADLEVIANGNRNYITNEEIVEWAAQYEEDGPDGVDEDLRRVPFLETRAAAKEIGASIEFNKAEGVDSVDDSQPGDFVYFGISEFNDDLADATGDVQMDRVDGGVVYRAELGPDYDVSTLEPVITGPDFTDGPQDADDALRNIDNVYTMRDGRVLCCEDGFGGPSRSYPNDGLYVFQPNVQVDVDSMAVGYGQTGQATLTASSLPTGFSGAEVTVSVSNPEVATISGVEFPDDLGLTERSVSSDGSTVTIRVADTDRNVQAGGRNVPLATLTVRGDSTGTTDLQVAVGQMDDEDGNAVGANARTGVLVTGPPTVTGGAAPTDPDGDGRYEDLNGNGRLDYEDIEILFSNFDADSVAMNESAYDFNENGQLDFDDVVDLYEEVN, from the coding sequence ATGGTCGATTTGACTCGACGGAGTCTGATGGCAACGTCTACAGCAGCCGCACTCGGCGCCAGCGTCGCCGGCGTCGCGAGCGCGAGCGACTCGGAAATTTCGGAAGGGGACACGCCGGGCGCCCCGAGCGTCGAGGGAAGCCTCAAGCGCCTCTCGACGACGGCCTTCGGGGCGGAGGTGACGGGGCCGTTCGTCTTCGAGGACGGGTCCCTGCTCTACAGCCTCCAGCACCCGGAGGAAGCCAATCCCGAGCCCTTCGGTCGGGCGGCGGTCGGCTACTTCAGCGGCTTCACCTTCGAGTTCGACGGGAACAACGACGACTTCCCGGAGGTCGGCATCCCCGACACCGAGGAGAAACAGCGCCGGGTTCGATCCGAGGCCGGTGACTACACGGTCCTGATTCAGGGACGCGAACCGATCGGCGACGGCGAGGAACGGCTGGGGGTCACCCAGACGCCCGACGGCACCGACATCACTCAGCGCAACTTCGCCGGCACGCAGTACGGGGGCGCGGCGACGAACCCCGACTGCAACCAGTTCGTCCCGACGGACGAGGACGGCACCGAGGGCTACCTGTTCACCAACTGGGAGAACAGCCCCGGCTGCATCTCGCGGGTGTTCCTCAGTCAGGACGAGGACGGCGAGTGGAGCGCCGACCCCGAGGACGCGATGAACCTCCCGAACACGGACGCCTTCCGCGACATCGGCGGGACGCGGATCAACTGCTACGGCGACCTCAGCCCGTGGGAGACGCCCGTCTCCTCGGAGGAGAACTACGCGCATCCCCGCGTCTCGCTGACCCACACCGTCGGCGACGTCGTCGAGGCCGGGAGCGGCGAGGGCATCCTCGGTGCGTGCCAGTTCTGGAACCGACCGAACCCGTCGGAGATTCAGAGTGCGGTCGACGAGTACGACGAGGTCGACGGTTGGTACGTCCAGGGCTACTGGGCGATGACGGGCGTCGAGTTCCTCGCCTACTATCTGGGCGCCGAGCCGGCCGATCAGAGCGGCGACACCAATCTGGCGACGACGCCCATCGACGACGTCTACCCGAATCCGTACCGCTACGGCTACCACGTCGATATCCGTGAGCCGACCGCGGAGGAACCGGACCCGATCAAGTACTGGGTCGCGGGCCGTGCCTCCTGGGAGGCGCCGGACTTCCAGGGCGACGACCGGACCCTCTACGGCTGTTCGGACGGCGACAGCAAGGGTATCTACAAGTTCGTCGCCGACGAGTCGATCCCGAGCTACGAGAACACGGACGACATCGCGGGGATGCTCTACGCCCCGAAGATCACGAACGACGCCGCGAACGCCGCGGAGTCCGGCCAGCGTAACTCCCCGGCCCAGACGCCGCTCGAAGTCGAGTGGATTCCCCTCGGCCACGCCACGAACGGCGAGGTCGAGTCCTGGATCGCCGAGTACGACGACATCACGCAGGCCGACTACCTCGAAACCCACGCCGACACCGACTGGCAGGAAGACCCGGCGGCCGCCATCAAGGAGGCAGACCTCGAAGTCATCGCGAACGGCAACCGGAACTACATCACGAACGAGGAAATCGTCGAGTGGGCCGCCCAGTACGAGGAAGACGGCCCCGACGGCGTCGACGAGGACCTCCGCCGCGTCCCCTTCCTCGAGACCCGGGCGGCCGCGAAGGAGATCGGCGCCTCCATCGAGTTCAACAAGGCCGAGGGCGTCGACAGCGTCGACGACTCCCAGCCCGGCGACTTCGTCTACTTCGGCATCTCCGAGTTCAACGACGACCTCGCGGACGCGACGGGCGACGTGCAGATGGACCGCGTCGACGGCGGCGTCGTCTACCGCGCGGAACTCGGTCCCGACTACGACGTCTCGACGCTCGAACCGGTCATCACCGGCCCCGACTTCACCGACGGCCCGCAGGACGCCGACGACGCCCTCCGCAACATCGACAACGTCTACACGATGCGCGACGGGCGCGTCCTCTGCTGTGAGGACGGCTTCGGCGGTCCGTCTCGCTCCTACCCCAACGACGGGCTCTACGTCTTCCAGCCGAACGTCCAGGTCGACGTGGACTCGATGGCCGTCGGCTACGGGCAAACCGGGCAGGCGACACTCACCGCGTCGTCGCTCCCCACCGGCTTTTCGGGCGCCGAGGTCACCGTCTCGGTCTCGAACCCCGAAGTCGCCACCATCAGTGGCGTCGAGTTCCCCGACGACCTCGGTCTCACCGAGCGCTCGGTCAGTTCGGACGGGTCCACGGTGACGATTCGGGTCGCCGACACCGACCGCAACGTTCAGGCCGGCGGCCGGAACGTCCCGCTCGCCACCCTCACCGTCCGCGGCGACAGCACCGGCACGACCGACCTGCAGGTCGCCGTGGGGCAGATGGACGACGAGGACGGGAACGCCGTCGGCGCGAACGCCCGTACCGGCGTCCTCGTCACCGGCCCGCCGACGGTCACGGGCGGTGCGGCGCCGACCGACCCCGACGGCGACGGTCGCTACGAGGACCTCAACGGTAACGGCCGACTGGACTACGAGGACATCGAAATCCTGTTCAGCAACTTCGACGCCGACAGCGTGGCGATGAACGAGTCGGCGTACGACTTCAACGAGAACGGCCAGCTCGACTTCGACGACGTCGTCGACCTCTACGAAGAGGTCAACTGA
- the gatA gene encoding Asp-tRNA(Asn)/Glu-tRNA(Gln) amidotransferase subunit GatA: MSLDAFITKETIEGDDDGPLAGRTVAVKDNISTEGVRTTCGSAMLEEYVPPYDATVVERLKAAGATVVGKTNMDEFGMGTTTETSAFGPTKNPVDESRVPGGSSGGSAAAVAAGEADLALGSDTGGSIRCPAAFCGVVGIKPTYGLVSRYGLVAYANSLEQIGPLAPTVESAAELLEVVAGPDERDATTREAGADADYASAADGDVEGLTIGVPTELIEGADERVVETFEDALADLEAQGAETHEVSLPSVERAVQAYYVIAMSEASSNLARFDGVRYGPETESEGNWNEAFAQVREEGFGDEVKRRILLGTYALSAGYHDKYYAKAQDARAWLKRDFDEALAEADVLASPTMPVLPFELGESLDDPLQMYLADANTVPVNLANLPAISVPAGEADGLPVGLQLIGGAFDERTIVRAASAVEA, encoded by the coding sequence ATGAGCCTCGACGCGTTCATCACGAAAGAAACCATCGAGGGCGACGACGACGGCCCCCTCGCAGGCCGGACGGTGGCGGTGAAAGACAACATCTCCACCGAAGGCGTCCGGACCACCTGCGGCTCCGCGATGCTCGAAGAGTACGTGCCGCCGTACGACGCGACGGTCGTCGAGCGCCTGAAGGCGGCGGGCGCGACGGTCGTCGGCAAGACCAACATGGACGAGTTCGGGATGGGGACGACCACCGAAACCTCCGCGTTCGGCCCGACCAAGAACCCGGTCGACGAGTCGCGGGTTCCCGGCGGCTCCTCGGGCGGGAGCGCGGCCGCCGTCGCCGCCGGCGAGGCCGACCTGGCCCTCGGCAGCGACACCGGCGGCTCCATCCGCTGTCCCGCCGCCTTCTGTGGCGTCGTCGGCATCAAGCCCACCTACGGGCTGGTCTCCCGGTACGGCCTCGTCGCCTACGCCAACTCGCTGGAACAGATCGGCCCGCTGGCGCCGACGGTCGAATCGGCGGCGGAGTTGCTGGAAGTCGTCGCCGGCCCCGACGAACGCGACGCGACGACCCGCGAGGCGGGCGCCGACGCCGACTACGCGAGCGCCGCCGACGGCGACGTCGAGGGCCTCACCATCGGCGTCCCGACGGAACTGATCGAGGGCGCGGACGAACGCGTCGTCGAGACGTTCGAGGACGCCCTCGCCGACCTCGAAGCACAGGGCGCCGAAACGCACGAGGTGAGCCTCCCCTCCGTCGAGCGCGCCGTGCAGGCCTACTACGTCATCGCCATGTCGGAGGCGTCCTCGAACCTCGCGCGCTTCGACGGCGTTCGCTACGGGCCGGAGACGGAGAGCGAGGGCAACTGGAACGAGGCGTTCGCGCAGGTTCGCGAGGAGGGCTTCGGCGACGAGGTCAAGCGTCGCATCCTTCTCGGCACCTACGCCCTCTCGGCCGGCTACCACGACAAGTACTACGCGAAGGCACAGGACGCCCGCGCGTGGCTGAAGCGGGACTTCGACGAGGCGCTCGCCGAGGCGGACGTGCTGGCGTCGCCGACGATGCCCGTCCTCCCCTTCGAACTCGGCGAGAGCCTCGACGACCCGCTCCAGATGTATCTCGCCGACGCCAACACGGTGCCGGTCAACCTCGCGAACCTCCCCGCCATCTCCGTCCCCGCCGGCGAGGCGGACGGACTCCCGGTCGGCCTCCAGCTGATCGGCGGCGCGTTCGACGAGCGGACGATCGTCCGCGCCGCGAGCGCCGTCGAGGCGTAA
- the gatC gene encoding Asp-tRNA(Asn)/Glu-tRNA(Gln) amidotransferase subunit GatC, whose protein sequence is MSETPVDPDEVRHVADLARIDLDEEEVDRFAVQFADILSYFDALDDVPEVEAEADLVNVMRPDEVREGLSQEEALRNAPETEDGYFKGPSVS, encoded by the coding sequence ATGAGCGAGACGCCCGTCGACCCCGACGAGGTGCGCCACGTCGCGGACCTCGCCCGGATCGATTTGGACGAAGAGGAGGTGGACCGCTTCGCCGTGCAGTTCGCCGACATCCTCTCTTACTTCGACGCCCTCGACGACGTGCCCGAGGTAGAAGCCGAGGCCGACCTGGTGAACGTCATGCGTCCGGACGAGGTCCGCGAGGGACTGAGCCAGGAGGAGGCACTGCGCAACGCCCCGGAGACCGAGGACGGTTACTTCAAGGGTCCGAGCGTCTCATGA
- a CDS encoding GlcG/HbpS family heme-binding protein: MSDSITLDTAKKLIDAAERRAEEIDNPMVIAVTNDEGNLVAQRRMDDAWLASVSIARNKAYTSAALDMPTHELAEPSEPGNSLYGLQTTDEGRIVVFGGGYPLLDEDGDVVGAFGVSGGAVEQDMEVAEAGVARWEELLDTETPQAVMH; encoded by the coding sequence ATGTCAGATTCTATTACACTTGACACTGCAAAGAAGTTGATCGATGCGGCCGAACGGAGGGCCGAGGAGATCGACAACCCGATGGTGATTGCGGTCACGAACGACGAGGGGAACCTCGTCGCGCAACGCCGGATGGACGACGCGTGGCTCGCCTCCGTCTCCATCGCCCGGAACAAGGCGTACACGTCCGCCGCACTGGACATGCCCACGCACGAACTCGCCGAACCCTCGGAGCCCGGCAACTCCCTGTACGGGCTTCAGACGACCGACGAGGGACGGATCGTCGTCTTCGGCGGCGGCTATCCGCTGCTGGACGAGGACGGTGACGTGGTCGGCGCGTTCGGCGTCTCCGGTGGCGCCGTCGAACAGGACATGGAGGTCGCGGAAGCCGGCGTCGCTCGGTGGGAAGAGCTTCTCGACACCGAGACTCCTCAGGCGGTGATGCACTGA
- a CDS encoding glutathione-independent formaldehyde dehydrogenase, translating into MNAVVYKGPHEVAVEEVAEPEIEHPNDVVIDITTTCICGSDLHMYEGRTAAEPGIVFGHENMGIVEEVGDAVSDLEVGDRVVAPFNVACGFCENCEDGYTGFCTNVNPGFAGGAYGYVAMGPYKGGQAEKLRIPYADFNALKLPEGDVHEDSFALLADIFPTGWHGTELANLEAGDSVAIYGAGPVGLMAAYSAKIKGAAEIYVVDRVPSRLELAEEHCDATPVNFEEGDPVEQIKDLHGGGVDKGVDAVGYQAVDPEKEADSAYDPARENPAVVINNLIRTVKPTGELGIPGLYVPEDPGAPDDMAAQGRLGIDFGLLFEKGQALGTGQCNVKSYNRELRDMIISGRADPSWVVSHRVDLEEAPEMYEAFDNREEGVTKVLLEP; encoded by the coding sequence ATGAACGCCGTCGTCTACAAGGGACCACACGAAGTCGCCGTCGAGGAAGTGGCCGAGCCGGAGATCGAACATCCCAACGACGTCGTCATCGACATCACGACGACGTGCATCTGCGGGTCCGACCTCCACATGTACGAGGGGCGGACGGCCGCGGAGCCGGGTATCGTCTTCGGGCACGAGAACATGGGCATCGTCGAGGAAGTCGGCGATGCGGTGTCGGATCTCGAAGTCGGCGACCGCGTCGTCGCCCCCTTCAACGTCGCCTGCGGGTTCTGTGAGAACTGCGAGGACGGTTACACCGGCTTCTGTACGAACGTCAACCCCGGCTTCGCCGGCGGCGCGTACGGCTACGTCGCGATGGGGCCGTACAAGGGCGGGCAGGCGGAGAAACTCCGCATCCCCTACGCCGACTTCAACGCGCTGAAACTACCCGAAGGCGACGTACACGAGGATTCGTTCGCGCTCCTCGCGGACATCTTCCCGACGGGGTGGCACGGCACCGAACTCGCCAACCTCGAAGCCGGCGACTCCGTCGCCATCTACGGTGCGGGACCGGTCGGCCTGATGGCCGCCTACAGCGCGAAGATCAAGGGCGCGGCCGAAATCTACGTCGTCGACCGCGTGCCGAGCCGACTCGAACTCGCCGAGGAGCACTGCGACGCGACGCCGGTCAACTTCGAGGAGGGCGATCCGGTCGAGCAGATCAAAGATCTGCACGGCGGCGGCGTCGACAAAGGCGTCGACGCCGTTGGCTACCAAGCCGTCGACCCCGAGAAAGAGGCCGACTCCGCGTACGACCCCGCTCGCGAGAACCCTGCCGTCGTCATCAACAACCTCATTCGGACGGTGAAGCCGACGGGCGAACTCGGCATCCCCGGCCTCTACGTGCCGGAAGACCCCGGCGCGCCCGACGACATGGCCGCACAGGGTCGACTCGGCATCGACTTCGGCCTGCTGTTCGAGAAGGGCCAGGCGCTCGGCACCGGCCAGTGTAACGTCAAGTCCTACAACCGCGAACTCCGCGACATGATCATCTCGGGCCGAGCCGACCCGAGCTGGGTCGTCTCGCACCGCGTCGACCTCGAGGAGGCACCCGAGATGTACGAGGCCTTCGACAACCGCGAGGAGGGCGTCACGAAGGTCCTGCTGGAGCCGTAA